A genomic window from Daphnia carinata strain CSIRO-1 chromosome 9, CSIRO_AGI_Dcar_HiC_V3, whole genome shotgun sequence includes:
- the LOC130685726 gene encoding compound eye opsin BCRH2-like: protein MFFSVRKMANLTGDAVVAMAQKQAFDPWALPDTFTLYAYAPEDIRSFLHPHWHSYKALHPAWYYFLGLLYLIVGTCAVAGNAVVLKIFSRFPALRSPANLLVMNLAVSDFLLMLALFPECVYNFFLGGPWRFGEMGCQIHAFLGACFGYNQIFTLTMISYDRYNVIVKGFSGTPLTFNRAVTIITMSWIWALGWSICPLIGWGAYAMDGIMGTCSYDYVSQNMNNKTHIMAATIANYILPIIVIAGCYYFIVHAVFKHEEELRAQAKKMNVASLRSNNDQQQVSAEIRIAKVSIMNVSMWLTAWTPFTVICILGTFGDVSKITPLVSAIPVILAKTSCAYNPLIYAISHPKYRECLKQMFPWMCIVEEKKAVTDNQSVISEKTEMTETVKCESA, encoded by the exons ATGTTTTTTTCCGTTAGAAAAATGGCGAATTTGACTGGTGATGCTGTGGTGGCTATGGCCCAGAAGCAGGCTTTCGATCCGTGGGCTTTGCCCGATACCTTCACTCTCTATGCCTACGCTCCGGAGGATATCCGCAGCTTCCTTCACCCTCACTGGCACTCCTACAAGGCTCTGCACCCGGCTTGGTATTACTTTTTGGGATTACTGTACTTGATCGTCGGTACTTGCGCCGTTGCCGGGAACGCTGTCGTTCTGAAAATCTTCAGCCGTTTCCCAGCTCTTCGAAGCCCCGCGAACCTCTTGGTGATGAATTTGGCTGTCTCAGACTTCCTGTTGATGCTTGCTCTCTTCCCGGAATGCGTCTACAATTTCTTCCTCGGCGGACCATGGCGCTTTGGAGAAATGGGCTGCCAAATCCATGCTTTTCTTG GGGCTTGCTTCGGGTACAACCAGATTTTCACATTGACCATGATCTCTTACGATCGCTATAATGTGATTGTGAAGGGATTCAGTGGGACTCCACTTACTTTCA ACCGCGCTgtcaccatcatcaccatgAGCTGGATCTGGGCTTTGGGCTGGTCCATCTGCCCACTGATCGGCTGGGGTGCGTACGCCATGGACGGCATCATGGGAAC ATGTTCGTATGACTATGTCTCTCAAAATATGAATAACAAAACCCATATTATGGCAGCCACCATTGCAAACTACATTCTGCCAATCATTGTCATTGCTGGCTGTTATTACTTCATCGTCCATGCTGTTTTTAAGCACGAAGAAGAACTGCGTGCGCAAGCCAAGAAGATGAATGTTGCTTCTCTTCGCAGCAACAACGACCAGCAGCAGGTGTCTGCCGAGATCCGCATTGCCAAGGTTTCCATCATGAACGTCTCGATGTGGTTGACCGCATGGACTCCTTTTACCGTTATCTGCATCTTGGGCACATTTGGTGACGTTTCAAAGATTACTCCGTTGGTATCTGCCATTCCAGTAATTTTGGCTAAAACATCTTGCGCCTACAATCCACTCATTTATGCCATTTCCCATCCTAAATACCGAGAG tgccTCAAGCAAATGTTCCCTTGGATGTGCATCGTGGAAGAGAAGAAAGCAGTGACCGATAACCAATCTGTCATTTCGGAGAAGACTGAGATGACAGAAACTGTCAAGTGCGAATCAGCTTAA
- the LOC130685725 gene encoding compound eye opsin BCRH2-like, with translation MANLTGDAVVAMAQKQAFDPWALPDTFTLYAYAPEDIRSFLHPHWHSYKALHPAWYYFLGLLYLIVGTCAVAGNAVVLKIFSRFPALRSPANLLVMNLAVSDFLLMLALFPECVYNFFLGGPWRFGEMGCQIHAFLGACFGYNQIFTLTMISYDRYNVIVKGFSGTPLTFNRAVTIITMSWIWALGWSICPLIGWGAYAMDGIMGTCSYDYVSQNMNNKTHIMAATIANYILPIIVIAGCYYFIVHAVFKHEEELRAQAKKMNVASLRSNNDQQQVSAEIRIAKVSIMNVSMWLTAWTPFTVICILGTFGDVSKITPLVSAIPVILAKTSCAYNPLIYAISHPKYRECLKQMFPWMCIVEEKKAVTDNQSVISEKTEMTETVKCESA, from the exons ATGGCGAATTTGACTGGTGATGCTGTGGTGGCTATGGCCCAGAAGCAGGCTTTCGATCCGTGGGCTTTGCCCGATACCTTCACTCTCTATGCCTACGCTCCGGAGGATATCCGCAGCTTTCTTCACCCTCACTGGCACTCCTACAAGGCTCTGCACCCGGCTTGGTATTACTTTTTGGGTTTACTGTACTTGATCGTCGGTACTTGCGCCGTTGCCGGGAACGCTGTCGTTCTGAAAATCTTCAGCCGTTTCCCAGCTCTTCGAAGCCCCGCGAACCTCTTGGTGATGAATTTGGCTGTCTCAGACTTCCTGTTGATGCTTGCTCTCTTCCCGGAATGCGTCTACAATTTCTTCCTCGGCGGACCATGGCGCTTTGGAGAAATGGGCTGCCAAATCCATGCTTTTCTTG GGGCTTGCTTCGGGTACAACCAGATTTTCACATTGACCATGATCTCTTACGATCGCTATAATGTGATTGTGAAGGGATTCAGTGGGACTCCACTTACTTTCA ACCGCGCTgtcaccatcatcaccatgAGCTGGATCTGGGCTTTGGGCTGGTCCATCTGCCCACTGATCGGCTGGGGTGCGTACGCCATGGACGGCATCATGGGAAC ATGTTCGTATGACTATGTCTCTCAAAATATGAATAACAAAACCCATATTATGGCAGCCACCATTGCAAACTACATTCTGCCAATCATTGTCATTGCTGGCTGTTATTACTTCATCGTCCATGCTGTTTTTAAGCACGAAGAAGAACTGCGTGCGCAAGCCAAGAAGATGAATGTTGCTTCTCTTCGCAGCAACAACGACCAGCAGCAGGTGTCTGCCGAGATCCGCATTGCCAAGGTTTCCATCATGAACGTCTCGATGTGGTTGACCGCATGGACTCCTTTTACCGTTATCTGCATCTTGGGCACATTTGGTGACGTTTCAAAGATTACTCCGTTGGTATCTGCCATTCCAGTAATTTTGGCTAAAACATCTTGCGCCTACAATCCACTCATTTATGCCATTTCCCATCCTAAATACCGAGAG tgccTCAAGCAAATGTTCCCTTGGATGTGCATCGTGGAAGAGAAGAAAGCAGTGACCGATAACCAATCTGTCATTTCGGAGAAGACTGAGATGACAGAAACTGTCAAGTGCGAATCAGCTTAA
- the LOC130685721 gene encoding sodium/calcium exchanger 3-like isoform X1 yields the protein MTPNNGTLDDYTCSHALILPLISEFTWSIEVRAFLYLFGLLYCFMGVAIIADIFMGAIEKITSTTRKVYLSRGDSQEPEVIEVRIWNDTVANLTLMALGSSAPEILLSIIEIVGNNFESGSLGPGTIVGSAAFNLMGISAVCVAAIPGVESRQIKGLRVFAITAVFSILAYLWLIFVLMGVSKNVVEIWEAVVTFLLFPILVYLAYLADKGFPWNKSRVSAATANGKQIELGSIQPGELEAMVEGLTLTKDGQVDPNELAKWVRQATRMGLTGEDAAKLAAYKLITSKEHSRAWYRIGATRVFSGSKKVQPQLSIKLKEVYDAINEHPDADSLGPLIETTPKNKATIEFHAIACAVPESVGRFPITIVRHGKTDNSVSVRVETIDGSAVGGEDFVALNQMVVFEANEVEKQVMVEILDDTQYEPDEQFYLKLSLTGTRTSKQQDVALGRISIMEVTVLNDDDPGTITFEERGILVKESVGVAQIPVLRKNGADGEVSVHWRTIDKNAISGKGYIGGEGKLVFKHAEMKRVIEIPISNDMLPDKDECFEVELTDPTGGAVLGSITKLAVTITNDEEFNSVLNRLADMTTANVDSLEVHHNTWTSQIKDAMNVNGGDIENATTSDYVMHFLTFGWKLIFALVPPAGIWGGWLSFFVSLAVIGALTAIVGDLASIFGCLVGLDDAVTAITFVALGTSLPDLFASRAAAMNEKYADNAIGNVTGSNSVNVFLGLGLPWLIASIYHASKGAEFKVEAGSLGFSITIFTITAVLSLALLVIRRCSAACGRGELGGPLGTRYASAIFLVALWMAYVILSSLETYGHIKGF from the exons ATGACGCCAAACAATGGGACGTTGGATGACTATACCTGCTCGCATGCGTTGATCTTACCGCTGATCAGCGAGTTTACGTGGTCGATCGAGGTGCGAGCGTTTCTCTACTTATTTGGCTTGCTGTACTGCTTCATGGGCGTGGCCATCATCGCCGACATCTTTATGGGCGCCATCGAGAAAATCACTTCCACAACCCGTAAA GTGTATCTGTCGAGAGGTGATTCTCAGGAACCCGAAGTAATTGAGGTGCGCATCTGGAACGACACAGTGGCCAATTTGACGCTAATGGCCCTAGGCTCCTCGGCACCCGAAATCCTCCTGTCTATCATAG AGATTGTTGGGAACAACTTTGAATCCGGTTCGTTGGGACCAGGCACAATTGTTGGTTCAGCTGCCTTCAATTTGATGGGTATTAGCGCGGTCTGCGTTGCTGCTATTCCTGGTGTCGAATCACGCCAAATCAAAG GACTACGAGTCTTCGCAATCACTGCCGTTTTCAGCATATTGGCTTACCTCTGGTTAATCTTCGTCTTGATGGGCGTCAGTAAAAATGTG GTTGAAATTTGGGAGGCAGTCGTCACTTTCCTACTATTCCCCATCTTGGTCTACCTGGCGTATCTGGCCGACAAAGGATTCCCGTGGAATAAGTCACGCGTAAGCGCCGCGACCGCAAACGGCAAGCAAATCGAGCTTGGTTCCATCCAGCCGGGTGAGT TGGAAGCCATGGTGGAAGGACTCACTCTCACCAAAGATGGACAGGTTGATCCCAACGAGTTAGCCAAATGGGTCCGACAAGCTACACGTATGGGTCTCACTGGAGAAGACGCCGCTAAATTGGCCGCATACAA GCTTATCACGAGCAAGGAGCATTCGCGAGCCTGGTACCGAATTGGAGCAACTCGTGTTTTCTCCGGCAGCAAGAAAGTTCAGCCCCAACTTAGCATCAAACTCAAAGAG GTTTATGATGCCATCAATGAGCACCCGGATGCTGACAGCCTTGGCCCGTTGATCGAGACCACCCCGAAGAACAAAGCAACCATCGAATTCCATGCAATTGCCTGTGCAG tgccCGAAAGCGTCGGCAGATTTCCCATCACAATCGTGCGCCACGGCAAAACGGATAACTCCGTGTCTGTCAG agTCGAAACCATTGATGGTAGTGCTGTGGGAGGAGAAGATTTCGTTGCTCTCAATCAAATGGTTGTTTTCGAGGCCAACGAAGTTGAGAAACAG GTAATGGTGGAGATCTTGGATGATACTCAATACGAACCGGACGAGCAGTTCTATTTGAAACTAAGCTTAACTGGGACCAGAACGTCGAAGCAGCAGGATGTAGCGCTAGGACGCATTTCCATCATGGAAGTTACTGTTCTAAACGATGATG ATCCTGGTACCATTACTTTTGAAGAACGAGGCATTTTAGTTAAAGAATCTGTGGGTGTAGCTCAAATACCTGTGCTGCGTAAAAATGGTGCTGACGGCGAAGTGAGTGTCCACTGGCGTACTATTG ACAAAAACGCCATCAGTGGTAAGGGCTACATCGGAGGTGAAGGCAAACTGGTGTTTAAGCATGCTGAG ATGAAACGTGTTATCGAAATTCCAATTTCGAATGACATGTTACCGGACAAAGACGAATGCTTCGAGGTAGAATTAACCGATCCTACTGGTGGAGCTGTTCTAGGATCTATCACGAAGTTGGCCGTTACTATCACGAACGATGAAG AATTCAACTCGGTATTGAATCGTCTAGCGGATATGACTACAGCTAACGTGGACTCGTTGGAAGTGCACCACAATACTTGGACCAGCCAGATAAAGGAT GCTATGAATGTAAACGGAGGCGATATTGAGAATGCCACTACGTCGGACTACGTTATGCACTTCTTGACTTTTGGATGGAAG CTGATATTTGCGTTAGTTCCGCCAGCGGGAATTTGGGGCGGCTGGCTGTCGTTCTTTGTTTCGTTGGCTGTCATTGGCGCCCTCACAGCAATCGTTGGAGACCTGGCCAGCATTTTCGGATGTCTCGTTGGACTTGATGACGCCGTCACCG CTATCACTTTTGTTGCACTGGGAACATCTCTTCCGGATCTTTTTGCAAGTCGGGCTGCTGCAATGAATGAGAAATATGCCGATAACGCTATTGGAAATGTTACCGGAAGTAATTCCGTCAACGTGTTTCTTGGCCTTGGATTACCTTGGCTGATCGCAAGCATATACCATGCTTCAAAG GGAGCCGAATTTAAGGTGGAAGCCGGAAGTCTTGGATTTTCAATCACCATTTTTACTATCACTGCCGTTCTGTCGTTAGCGCTACTCGTAATAAGGAG ATGCTCGGCTGCGTGTGGCCGTGGAGAGTTAGGAGGACCTCTTGGAACTCGTTACGCTTCAGCCATCTTTCTCGTGGCCCTGTGGATGGCTTACGTGATTCTCTCATCTCTAGAGACATACGGACACATAAAAGGCTTTTAA
- the LOC130685721 gene encoding sodium/calcium exchanger 3-like isoform X2 — protein MTPNNGTLDDYTCSHALILPLISEFTWSIEVRAFLYLFGLLYCFMGVAIIADIFMGAIEKITSTTRKVYLSRGDSQEPEVIEVRIWNDTVANLTLMALGSSAPEILLSIIEIVGNNFESGSLGPGTIVGSAAFNLMGISAVCVAAIPGVESRQIKGLRVFAITAVFSILAYLWLIFVLMGVSKNVVEIWEAVVTFLLFPILVYLAYLADKGFPWNKSRVSAATANGKQIELGSIQPVEAMVEGLTLTKDGQVDPNELAKWVRQATRMGLTGEDAAKLAAYKLITSKEHSRAWYRIGATRVFSGSKKVQPQLSIKLKEVYDAINEHPDADSLGPLIETTPKNKATIEFHAIACAVPESVGRFPITIVRHGKTDNSVSVRVETIDGSAVGGEDFVALNQMVVFEANEVEKQVMVEILDDTQYEPDEQFYLKLSLTGTRTSKQQDVALGRISIMEVTVLNDDDPGTITFEERGILVKESVGVAQIPVLRKNGADGEVSVHWRTIDKNAISGKGYIGGEGKLVFKHAEMKRVIEIPISNDMLPDKDECFEVELTDPTGGAVLGSITKLAVTITNDEEFNSVLNRLADMTTANVDSLEVHHNTWTSQIKDAMNVNGGDIENATTSDYVMHFLTFGWKLIFALVPPAGIWGGWLSFFVSLAVIGALTAIVGDLASIFGCLVGLDDAVTAITFVALGTSLPDLFASRAAAMNEKYADNAIGNVTGSNSVNVFLGLGLPWLIASIYHASKGAEFKVEAGSLGFSITIFTITAVLSLALLVIRRCSAACGRGELGGPLGTRYASAIFLVALWMAYVILSSLETYGHIKGF, from the exons ATGACGCCAAACAATGGGACGTTGGATGACTATACCTGCTCGCATGCGTTGATCTTACCGCTGATCAGCGAGTTTACGTGGTCGATCGAGGTGCGAGCGTTTCTCTACTTATTTGGCTTGCTGTACTGCTTCATGGGCGTGGCCATCATCGCCGACATCTTTATGGGCGCCATCGAGAAAATCACTTCCACAACCCGTAAA GTGTATCTGTCGAGAGGTGATTCTCAGGAACCCGAAGTAATTGAGGTGCGCATCTGGAACGACACAGTGGCCAATTTGACGCTAATGGCCCTAGGCTCCTCGGCACCCGAAATCCTCCTGTCTATCATAG AGATTGTTGGGAACAACTTTGAATCCGGTTCGTTGGGACCAGGCACAATTGTTGGTTCAGCTGCCTTCAATTTGATGGGTATTAGCGCGGTCTGCGTTGCTGCTATTCCTGGTGTCGAATCACGCCAAATCAAAG GACTACGAGTCTTCGCAATCACTGCCGTTTTCAGCATATTGGCTTACCTCTGGTTAATCTTCGTCTTGATGGGCGTCAGTAAAAATGTG GTTGAAATTTGGGAGGCAGTCGTCACTTTCCTACTATTCCCCATCTTGGTCTACCTGGCGTATCTGGCCGACAAAGGATTCCCGTGGAATAAGTCACGCGTAAGCGCCGCGACCGCAAACGGCAAGCAAATCGAGCTTGGTTCCATCCAGCCGG TGGAAGCCATGGTGGAAGGACTCACTCTCACCAAAGATGGACAGGTTGATCCCAACGAGTTAGCCAAATGGGTCCGACAAGCTACACGTATGGGTCTCACTGGAGAAGACGCCGCTAAATTGGCCGCATACAA GCTTATCACGAGCAAGGAGCATTCGCGAGCCTGGTACCGAATTGGAGCAACTCGTGTTTTCTCCGGCAGCAAGAAAGTTCAGCCCCAACTTAGCATCAAACTCAAAGAG GTTTATGATGCCATCAATGAGCACCCGGATGCTGACAGCCTTGGCCCGTTGATCGAGACCACCCCGAAGAACAAAGCAACCATCGAATTCCATGCAATTGCCTGTGCAG tgccCGAAAGCGTCGGCAGATTTCCCATCACAATCGTGCGCCACGGCAAAACGGATAACTCCGTGTCTGTCAG agTCGAAACCATTGATGGTAGTGCTGTGGGAGGAGAAGATTTCGTTGCTCTCAATCAAATGGTTGTTTTCGAGGCCAACGAAGTTGAGAAACAG GTAATGGTGGAGATCTTGGATGATACTCAATACGAACCGGACGAGCAGTTCTATTTGAAACTAAGCTTAACTGGGACCAGAACGTCGAAGCAGCAGGATGTAGCGCTAGGACGCATTTCCATCATGGAAGTTACTGTTCTAAACGATGATG ATCCTGGTACCATTACTTTTGAAGAACGAGGCATTTTAGTTAAAGAATCTGTGGGTGTAGCTCAAATACCTGTGCTGCGTAAAAATGGTGCTGACGGCGAAGTGAGTGTCCACTGGCGTACTATTG ACAAAAACGCCATCAGTGGTAAGGGCTACATCGGAGGTGAAGGCAAACTGGTGTTTAAGCATGCTGAG ATGAAACGTGTTATCGAAATTCCAATTTCGAATGACATGTTACCGGACAAAGACGAATGCTTCGAGGTAGAATTAACCGATCCTACTGGTGGAGCTGTTCTAGGATCTATCACGAAGTTGGCCGTTACTATCACGAACGATGAAG AATTCAACTCGGTATTGAATCGTCTAGCGGATATGACTACAGCTAACGTGGACTCGTTGGAAGTGCACCACAATACTTGGACCAGCCAGATAAAGGAT GCTATGAATGTAAACGGAGGCGATATTGAGAATGCCACTACGTCGGACTACGTTATGCACTTCTTGACTTTTGGATGGAAG CTGATATTTGCGTTAGTTCCGCCAGCGGGAATTTGGGGCGGCTGGCTGTCGTTCTTTGTTTCGTTGGCTGTCATTGGCGCCCTCACAGCAATCGTTGGAGACCTGGCCAGCATTTTCGGATGTCTCGTTGGACTTGATGACGCCGTCACCG CTATCACTTTTGTTGCACTGGGAACATCTCTTCCGGATCTTTTTGCAAGTCGGGCTGCTGCAATGAATGAGAAATATGCCGATAACGCTATTGGAAATGTTACCGGAAGTAATTCCGTCAACGTGTTTCTTGGCCTTGGATTACCTTGGCTGATCGCAAGCATATACCATGCTTCAAAG GGAGCCGAATTTAAGGTGGAAGCCGGAAGTCTTGGATTTTCAATCACCATTTTTACTATCACTGCCGTTCTGTCGTTAGCGCTACTCGTAATAAGGAG ATGCTCGGCTGCGTGTGGCCGTGGAGAGTTAGGAGGACCTCTTGGAACTCGTTACGCTTCAGCCATCTTTCTCGTGGCCCTGTGGATGGCTTACGTGATTCTCTCATCTCTAGAGACATACGGACACATAAAAGGCTTTTAA
- the LOC130685721 gene encoding sodium/calcium exchanger 3-like isoform X3: MTPNNGTLDDYTCSHALILPLISEFTWSIEVRAFLYLFGLLYCFMGVAIIADIFMGAIEKITSTTRKVYLSRGDSQEPEVIEVRIWNDTVANLTLMALGSSAPEILLSIIEIVGNNFESGSLGPGTIVGSAAFNLMGISAVCVAAIPGVESRQIKGLRVFAITAVFSILAYLWLIFVLMGVSKNVVEIWEAVVTFLLFPILVYLAYLADKGFPWNKSRVSAATANGKQIELGSIQPGELEAMVEGLTLTKDGQVDPNELAKWVRQATRMGLTGEDAAKLAAYKLITSKEHSRAWYRIGATRVFSGSKKVQPQLSIKLKEVYDAINEHPDADSLGPLIETTPKNKATIEFHAIACAVPESVGRFPITIVRHGKTDNSVSVRVETIDGSAVGGEDFVALNQMVVFEANEVEKQVMVEILDDTQYEPDEQFYLKLSLTGTRTSKQQDVALGRISIMEVTVLNDDDPGTITFEERGILVKESVGVAQIPVLRKNGADGEVSVHWRTIDKNAISGKGYIGGEGKLVFKHAEMKRVIEIPISNDMLPDKDECFEVELTDPTGGAVLGSITKLAVTITNDEEFNSVLNRLADMTTANVDSLEVHHNTWTSQIKDAMNVNGGDIENATTSDYVMHFLTFGWKLIFALVPPAGIWGGWLSFFVSLAVIGALTAIVGDLASIFGCLVGLDDAVTAITFVALGTSLPDLFASRAAAMNEKYADNAIGNVTGSNSVNVFLGLGLPWLIASIYHASKGAEFKVEAGSLGFSITIFTITAVLSLALLVIRR; the protein is encoded by the exons ATGACGCCAAACAATGGGACGTTGGATGACTATACCTGCTCGCATGCGTTGATCTTACCGCTGATCAGCGAGTTTACGTGGTCGATCGAGGTGCGAGCGTTTCTCTACTTATTTGGCTTGCTGTACTGCTTCATGGGCGTGGCCATCATCGCCGACATCTTTATGGGCGCCATCGAGAAAATCACTTCCACAACCCGTAAA GTGTATCTGTCGAGAGGTGATTCTCAGGAACCCGAAGTAATTGAGGTGCGCATCTGGAACGACACAGTGGCCAATTTGACGCTAATGGCCCTAGGCTCCTCGGCACCCGAAATCCTCCTGTCTATCATAG AGATTGTTGGGAACAACTTTGAATCCGGTTCGTTGGGACCAGGCACAATTGTTGGTTCAGCTGCCTTCAATTTGATGGGTATTAGCGCGGTCTGCGTTGCTGCTATTCCTGGTGTCGAATCACGCCAAATCAAAG GACTACGAGTCTTCGCAATCACTGCCGTTTTCAGCATATTGGCTTACCTCTGGTTAATCTTCGTCTTGATGGGCGTCAGTAAAAATGTG GTTGAAATTTGGGAGGCAGTCGTCACTTTCCTACTATTCCCCATCTTGGTCTACCTGGCGTATCTGGCCGACAAAGGATTCCCGTGGAATAAGTCACGCGTAAGCGCCGCGACCGCAAACGGCAAGCAAATCGAGCTTGGTTCCATCCAGCCGGGTGAGT TGGAAGCCATGGTGGAAGGACTCACTCTCACCAAAGATGGACAGGTTGATCCCAACGAGTTAGCCAAATGGGTCCGACAAGCTACACGTATGGGTCTCACTGGAGAAGACGCCGCTAAATTGGCCGCATACAA GCTTATCACGAGCAAGGAGCATTCGCGAGCCTGGTACCGAATTGGAGCAACTCGTGTTTTCTCCGGCAGCAAGAAAGTTCAGCCCCAACTTAGCATCAAACTCAAAGAG GTTTATGATGCCATCAATGAGCACCCGGATGCTGACAGCCTTGGCCCGTTGATCGAGACCACCCCGAAGAACAAAGCAACCATCGAATTCCATGCAATTGCCTGTGCAG tgccCGAAAGCGTCGGCAGATTTCCCATCACAATCGTGCGCCACGGCAAAACGGATAACTCCGTGTCTGTCAG agTCGAAACCATTGATGGTAGTGCTGTGGGAGGAGAAGATTTCGTTGCTCTCAATCAAATGGTTGTTTTCGAGGCCAACGAAGTTGAGAAACAG GTAATGGTGGAGATCTTGGATGATACTCAATACGAACCGGACGAGCAGTTCTATTTGAAACTAAGCTTAACTGGGACCAGAACGTCGAAGCAGCAGGATGTAGCGCTAGGACGCATTTCCATCATGGAAGTTACTGTTCTAAACGATGATG ATCCTGGTACCATTACTTTTGAAGAACGAGGCATTTTAGTTAAAGAATCTGTGGGTGTAGCTCAAATACCTGTGCTGCGTAAAAATGGTGCTGACGGCGAAGTGAGTGTCCACTGGCGTACTATTG ACAAAAACGCCATCAGTGGTAAGGGCTACATCGGAGGTGAAGGCAAACTGGTGTTTAAGCATGCTGAG ATGAAACGTGTTATCGAAATTCCAATTTCGAATGACATGTTACCGGACAAAGACGAATGCTTCGAGGTAGAATTAACCGATCCTACTGGTGGAGCTGTTCTAGGATCTATCACGAAGTTGGCCGTTACTATCACGAACGATGAAG AATTCAACTCGGTATTGAATCGTCTAGCGGATATGACTACAGCTAACGTGGACTCGTTGGAAGTGCACCACAATACTTGGACCAGCCAGATAAAGGAT GCTATGAATGTAAACGGAGGCGATATTGAGAATGCCACTACGTCGGACTACGTTATGCACTTCTTGACTTTTGGATGGAAG CTGATATTTGCGTTAGTTCCGCCAGCGGGAATTTGGGGCGGCTGGCTGTCGTTCTTTGTTTCGTTGGCTGTCATTGGCGCCCTCACAGCAATCGTTGGAGACCTGGCCAGCATTTTCGGATGTCTCGTTGGACTTGATGACGCCGTCACCG CTATCACTTTTGTTGCACTGGGAACATCTCTTCCGGATCTTTTTGCAAGTCGGGCTGCTGCAATGAATGAGAAATATGCCGATAACGCTATTGGAAATGTTACCGGAAGTAATTCCGTCAACGTGTTTCTTGGCCTTGGATTACCTTGGCTGATCGCAAGCATATACCATGCTTCAAAG GGAGCCGAATTTAAGGTGGAAGCCGGAAGTCTTGGATTTTCAATCACCATTTTTACTATCACTGCCGTTCTGTCGTTAGCGCTACTCGTAATAAGGAGGTGA